A single Vibrio sp. YMD68 DNA region contains:
- the mrdA gene encoding penicillin-binding protein 2 translates to MLRKRSQIRDHHEETRLFKSRALISFLGIIFLMGILLANLYNIQVNQYQDYKTRSNDNRIKVVPIAPNRGLIYDRNGKLLAENRPVFNLEITLEKVRNIDETIARLQQVLPEITSERIEAFTRERRQTRRFNSVPLLTQLTQEQVAKFSVQQHNFPGVSITANLKRYYPYGSVLTHVIGYVSRINDRDLQRLAREERAANYQATRDIGKLGIERFYEEKLHGIAGYQEVEVNSRGRIIRTLKYVPPIPGKDIVLNLDIDLQLYVHRLLDGRRGSAIVLDPIDNGVLAMVSSPSYDPNAFVHGISSKAYNALLTDINRPLVNRATLGIYPPASTVKPFIAVAALQEGVVTTKTVRNDPGYWKIPNSKTRPFRDWLRWGHGKVDIVKSIEESVDTFYYQIAYDMGIDRLSSWMSMFGFGEYTGIDIYEESKANMPTRDWKVARHRTPWYQGDTIPVGIGQGYWTATPMQIAKATSVLINHGEVTAPHLLRSTIKNGEKFDLQQLEDFETYPPITGVPERYWNVATEGMRLVNHGVKGTARRAFRDLKYVSAGKSGTAQVFGLAEDQEYNADELEEHLRDHALFTGYAPFDKPEFVVTVVLENAGGGSTHGGPVVRRIFDHAILERQEGTEQ, encoded by the coding sequence ATGTTGCGTAAGCGTAGCCAAATTAGAGACCACCATGAAGAAACACGGCTATTTAAAAGTCGTGCTCTTATTTCCTTTCTCGGCATCATCTTTTTGATGGGCATTCTGCTGGCGAATCTCTACAACATTCAGGTTAATCAATACCAAGACTACAAAACTCGCTCTAATGACAATCGCATTAAAGTCGTGCCAATTGCGCCGAATAGAGGCCTCATCTATGACCGTAATGGCAAACTTCTCGCTGAAAACCGCCCTGTTTTCAACCTAGAGATTACACTAGAAAAAGTCCGCAATATTGATGAGACGATTGCGCGGCTGCAACAGGTACTGCCTGAAATCACGTCAGAGCGAATCGAAGCATTTACTCGCGAACGACGACAAACCCGTCGCTTTAATTCAGTTCCTTTGTTGACTCAGTTAACTCAAGAACAAGTGGCTAAGTTTTCGGTGCAGCAACACAATTTCCCTGGTGTTTCCATTACTGCTAACTTGAAGCGCTACTACCCTTACGGCAGTGTGCTTACCCATGTTATCGGTTACGTATCTCGAATAAATGACCGGGATTTACAGCGATTAGCGCGTGAAGAACGAGCCGCGAACTACCAAGCCACTCGTGACATCGGCAAACTTGGAATCGAGCGCTTTTACGAAGAAAAACTGCACGGTATCGCTGGCTATCAAGAAGTCGAAGTGAACAGCCGTGGAAGAATTATACGAACATTAAAGTACGTGCCACCGATTCCTGGCAAAGATATCGTTTTGAATCTCGATATCGATTTACAGCTTTATGTTCACAGGTTACTCGATGGTCGTCGAGGCTCAGCTATCGTGCTCGATCCTATTGATAATGGCGTCCTCGCAATGGTCTCTAGCCCGAGCTACGATCCCAATGCATTTGTGCATGGCATTTCATCCAAAGCCTACAACGCACTATTAACTGATATCAATCGTCCCCTCGTTAACCGAGCAACGTTAGGTATCTATCCACCAGCGTCAACAGTCAAACCTTTCATCGCCGTGGCAGCCCTGCAAGAAGGTGTCGTCACCACGAAAACCGTGCGTAATGACCCTGGCTACTGGAAAATCCCAAATTCGAAGACTCGCCCTTTTAGAGATTGGCTTCGTTGGGGACACGGAAAGGTCGACATTGTAAAGTCTATTGAAGAATCCGTGGATACTTTCTATTACCAAATTGCTTACGACATGGGCATAGATCGGCTATCAAGCTGGATGAGTATGTTTGGTTTTGGCGAGTATACTGGCATTGATATTTATGAAGAAAGTAAAGCCAATATGCCCACTAGAGACTGGAAAGTCGCCCGTCATCGTACGCCTTGGTACCAAGGGGATACCATTCCTGTGGGGATAGGTCAGGGCTATTGGACAGCAACACCGATGCAAATCGCCAAAGCCACCTCTGTGTTGATTAATCATGGCGAAGTCACGGCGCCCCATTTGCTGCGATCAACGATTAAAAATGGTGAAAAGTTCGATCTTCAACAGCTGGAAGACTTTGAAACATACCCTCCGATTACCGGAGTTCCTGAACGATACTGGAATGTCGCAACCGAAGGCATGCGTCTGGTTAACCACGGTGTAAAGGGAACGGCGCGACGTGCGTTTAGAGACCTTAAATACGTCAGTGCAGGCAAGTCAGGAACGGCGCAGGTATTTGGCCTTGCAGAAGACCAAGAATATAACGCGGATGAATTAGAAGAGCATCTTCGCGATCATGCCCTGTTTACCGGTTATGCTCCTTTCGATAAGCCCGAGTTCGTCGTTACTGTCGTATTAGAAAATGCAGGCGGAGGCTCCACTCATGGTGGTCCTGTCGTCAGACGAATATTTGATCATGCCATACTTGAAAGACAAGAAGGAACAGAACAATGA
- the rlmH gene encoding 23S rRNA (pseudouridine(1915)-N(3))-methyltransferase RlmH codes for MKIQLIAVGTKMPKWVEEGFQEYRRRFPHDMPLELIEITAGKRGKNADIARILQKEGEAMLAAVPKGNRIVTLDIPGKRWDTEQLSQQLEAWKLDARDVSILIGGPEGLAPACKAAADQSWSLSPLTLPHPLVRVLMAESLYRAWSITANHPYHRE; via the coding sequence GTGAAGATTCAGCTTATTGCCGTTGGGACTAAAATGCCTAAGTGGGTCGAGGAAGGCTTTCAAGAGTATCGTCGACGATTTCCACATGACATGCCTCTCGAATTGATCGAAATAACGGCAGGTAAGCGTGGGAAAAACGCAGATATTGCTCGAATCCTACAAAAAGAAGGGGAAGCAATGCTGGCTGCAGTACCAAAAGGCAATCGCATTGTGACTCTGGATATACCGGGCAAGCGTTGGGACACCGAACAGCTCTCGCAACAATTAGAAGCCTGGAAGCTAGACGCACGCGACGTATCGATTTTAATCGGTGGTCCTGAAGGGTTAGCCCCGGCATGCAAAGCAGCGGCTGATCAAAGCTGGTCTCTCTCTCCGCTAACGCTCCCTCACCCTCTTGTACGAGTGTTGATGGCTGAAAGTCTGTATAGAGCTTGGAGTATTACAGCCAATCACCCTTATCATCGAGAGTAA
- the rsfS gene encoding ribosome silencing factor: MLREELNNFLADKADDMKALNIKTIDVQGKSSITDYMIICTGTSKTHVASIAGHVAKEVKQAGLDTFGMDGEKEGEWVVVDMGTTMLHVMQEEHRELYQLEKLWG, from the coding sequence TTGTTACGTGAAGAACTGAATAACTTTCTTGCTGATAAAGCAGACGATATGAAAGCACTGAATATAAAAACGATCGATGTACAAGGTAAATCAAGCATCACTGACTACATGATTATTTGTACTGGTACTTCTAAAACACACGTGGCCTCTATCGCAGGGCATGTTGCAAAAGAAGTGAAGCAAGCGGGTTTAGACACGTTTGGTATGGATGGTGAAAAAGAAGGCGAATGGGTTGTTGTGGATATGGGTACGACCATGCTTCACGTCATGCAAGAAGAGCACCGTGAGCTATACCAATTAGAAAAACTTTGGGGCTAG
- the holA gene encoding DNA polymerase III subunit delta → MRIYADKLSDQLNRQLHPVYLLFGNEPLLIQESHQAIRNKAQTEGFDERHRFTLDSNLNWNDVHDCCQALSLFSARQMIELEVTEAGLNAGHSKELVSLCAMLHPDILLIIIGGKLTKAQENAKWFKALNSQGCWVSCLTPDIQRLPQFVQSRCNALGLTADAEARQMLAQWHEGNLFALSQSLEKLALLYPDGQLTLVRLEESLSRHNHFTAFHWIDALLAGKAKRAQRILRQLEAESVEPVILIRSVQKELMLLLKLQVELKTASASHVFDKHRIWQSKRPLYNSALSRLSFVAIQQRLSLLAQCEILSKTQYDTSPWPILHQLSLELCQPSINLAVS, encoded by the coding sequence ATGCGCATTTACGCCGACAAACTTTCGGATCAACTGAATAGGCAACTCCATCCTGTCTATTTGCTGTTTGGTAATGAGCCACTGCTGATTCAAGAATCCCACCAGGCTATCCGAAACAAAGCGCAGACAGAAGGGTTTGATGAACGTCATCGATTCACCTTAGACAGCAACCTAAACTGGAATGATGTGCACGATTGCTGTCAAGCACTCAGCTTATTTTCCGCTCGCCAAATGATCGAATTAGAAGTGACAGAAGCTGGGCTGAATGCAGGGCATTCCAAAGAGCTTGTGTCACTATGCGCTATGCTTCATCCTGATATTTTGCTGATCATCATTGGTGGAAAACTCACCAAAGCGCAAGAGAATGCTAAGTGGTTCAAAGCCTTAAATAGCCAAGGTTGTTGGGTCAGTTGCTTAACACCAGACATTCAAAGACTGCCGCAATTTGTTCAATCTCGCTGCAATGCACTGGGGTTAACGGCAGATGCAGAAGCCAGACAAATGCTGGCTCAATGGCATGAAGGCAACTTATTTGCCCTATCCCAAAGCTTAGAAAAATTAGCACTTCTCTACCCCGATGGGCAATTAACTCTGGTTAGATTGGAAGAATCCCTAAGCCGTCATAACCATTTTACTGCTTTTCATTGGATCGATGCACTGCTGGCTGGAAAAGCAAAACGAGCTCAACGGATTTTACGCCAGCTTGAAGCGGAATCGGTAGAGCCTGTGATCCTGATTCGTTCAGTTCAAAAAGAGCTTATGCTTTTGCTTAAGCTGCAAGTAGAGCTCAAAACAGCGTCGGCATCTCACGTCTTCGATAAGCACAGAATATGGCAATCGAAACGACCGCTTTACAACAGCGCTTTGTCTCGACTCTCTTTCGTCGCTATTCAACAACGTTTAAGCTTACTTGCACAGTGCGAAATATTGTCTAAAACTCAATATGACACATCTCCTTGGCCAATATTGCACCAATTGAGCTTAGAGCTGTGTCAGCCGTCTATCAACCTGGCGGTATCCTAA
- the lptE gene encoding LPS assembly lipoprotein LptE yields MRLTSNSFKLACVVFSASLISACGFHLRGDYSVPEELSTISITSYDQYSTFTRVVKNQFRLNDVELVLPNEEVPNMHLLGEGVGERTLSLYQGSQSTGPRTAEIELTFRASYRVTIPELGAKTFSTSVTRSYLDNPLTALAKSVERDMIEDEMRKLASTQIIRQMGRLRADIEAHEMLLEEQFVAGYDNTEEQYKIKTIEGELPQVSNPQAEANATASDSAQ; encoded by the coding sequence ATGCGCCTGACTTCTAACTCATTTAAACTTGCTTGCGTTGTATTCAGCGCCAGTTTAATTTCGGCATGCGGATTCCATCTGCGTGGTGATTACTCTGTACCCGAAGAGCTGTCGACGATTTCTATCACCAGTTACGATCAATACAGCACTTTTACGCGAGTGGTCAAAAATCAATTTCGCCTAAATGATGTGGAACTCGTGTTGCCGAATGAAGAAGTCCCAAACATGCACTTATTGGGCGAGGGTGTTGGTGAACGCACATTGTCACTTTACCAAGGCTCACAAAGCACAGGGCCTCGCACAGCAGAAATTGAGTTGACCTTTCGAGCCTCATACCGCGTCACCATTCCTGAATTAGGCGCGAAGACCTTTTCTACTAGCGTGACTCGAAGCTACCTTGATAACCCACTGACCGCTTTAGCGAAGTCAGTGGAACGTGACATGATCGAAGATGAAATGCGTAAACTCGCGTCAACACAAATCATTCGTCAGATGGGCCGACTAAGAGCCGATATCGAAGCACATGAAATGCTCCTTGAAGAGCAATTCGTTGCGGGTTATGACAATACGGAAGAGCAGTACAAAATCAAAACCATTGAAGGTGAATTGCCACAAGTCTCAAACCCACAAGCGGAAGCCAACGCCACCGCTTCAGACTCTGCCCAATAG